The DNA segment GTATAGTTATGTTTTTACTCCACCATTTTGCTTTGATAAAAGGACAAAAGGGAAAACTTCTGGACTACATTTACTAATATGCAGGACTATAGCAGCTTTAACATGTAATGTGCCCTAAAACCAAACTAAAAACCAAATGCAGTACTAAAAACTTAATCCAGGTTCACGTGAAGTTTGCTGTATAGTTTTTATCTTAACAGAATATTGTTGGCAATAAGTTTGACACATTAATGTGGAGcattaactgtttttttttaaaagcactgaATGAGGATGGATCGGTCCACATTACAATTTTTACCTCAGACTTTTCAGCTTGTTTGTTTCTGCTGGACAAACATGAAGCTGAACAAACCATAAGTAATAAAGTACCATATTTTAGCTTATTTTCCATCCTTACTTTGAATTAATACCATTGCATTTAGTGAattcatgtactgtacatgtatgtcCTCATTGGATGAGTTCTATAGCCATGGAAAACTCCACTTTTGCACATAAAAAGTTACTTTTTAGATTTCGCTCACTATGAAATGtgattttatgtttattttgttgtacaTATATTAATGACAGATATTTGTATGTTTACTTTTCAATAAATTACTATAATTTGATTGGGCAAGCCAGTCTTTTTtactaatataaatatattgaaaaaCATGCTAACATGTCATACATCATAAGCTGAAAAGAGCCTTTAAAGGAAACAACATCCTCCTGGACTTTCAGCCTTGGCTATTCAAATGTACAGGTCAAACAGGTTTGACAGAGAATGTGTTTACCGCAGAGGTGTGCAGGGTTAGAGGAGGGAGGCGCAGTGTGTTTGTACaacattcaaattcagtttcagTGAATCATGTTTTGGGAACATGTGTTATTTGGGTTTTTCTTATTCAAATGTGCAACAGCATCATTGGCTAGTCATAATTTAATAATGCCAGTTGTCCAAAATGCACAAGTCTAACTTTAGAGAAGACTTTGTGTAGATACATGAACTAAACCTGTAAAATTTTTTTTGCATACAATTGAAAGGGAGAGAATACAAAAAATTAGTAATACATGAATAAAACTACACTGAAGTAagccaaaatatttaaattaagttCAGTGGGCTTTAACAATATTTGGCTGTACAGCACCAGGAGACCACTTGAAAAACACTGCCATCCTTTGGTCAGTGGTGCACTCAAACACACCAGACCTTGTCAGATCAAAATAAATTGACTCTTCATCCCTCCATATTATGCAggttatgttttaatgtttaaaatttgACTACAAATATATTCAAGACCTTTTCAAATAGCAACAGCTTTTTATGTAATTGAAATGTATTATACACCACCAGCACATTCATCAACAATCACAGGTGTATTTTTCTTGCAAGTCTGTAAGTAACATTGTAATCTCAACCATCTTCTTTTGACAGCCCTATGCCcagatactgtatatgtgtatacacacacacacagtctatatAGTATATTAACAAACACAGCACCTCCATTTTCTTTGTGCATTACACTCAAAAATAAGGATTTTGTATGCATACTGTTTAGAGAGTGCTTTATTTCACCACTTTTCCTGTTTGAACATTAATGTGAATCAAAGCCTCACTGACATTTGTGCTGCCTGACCTGTGAtgctgttcatttaaaaaggaaCACTTGTGTTATTGTGAGTAAAGTGAgttatttgaatattttgtatCTTCTTGAGTTGTTTTGTACTTTTGCTGCTGTGACGTTGCATCTACATTGATGTGCAACGTGCTATAGTTTTAGTTTCTTATAGAGGTACACGGCACCAGCTATGTATCCATCCTCCTGCTGTGACACCGCTCTCTCCCAGTCTTCCACCTCAGCCACCTCTACACAAGTCCAGAGCCCTTCGTCCTCCATCTGCTTGAGCTCACGCTCCAGGGCGGCTTTGTATTCCACATTGTCATGGTTACTTCTGGTTGTCATGCAAATGTAGCCACCTAGTGGAAACAGGTGAGAGTGCAGTGGTGTTTTTGAGTGATTCAAACAGTACACTATACTAAAGTGAGGAGATACTTCTTTTCAACAAAGAATCTGAACTGCAGTTGAGGAAGcataaagcccaaaaaatatatattctcACCTGGTTTGGTGGACTCGCACAACTCTCTGACGACACGAACCGGGACATGACCAACACTCAGTGCTCCAACGATCATAACCACATCAAACAAACCTGCACGAGGAAGTAGAGGGGAAAGGTGACAGAGTGAAGAAGATAAGAGAGTTTAGAGTACTATAATAACACTAATGATTAATACTAGTTAATAACCATAATATCATGGATGAgaagaggttgtttttttttaaaataagtttATTAAATTTGCTAACCCACCCCAATGGAGGATCGCTTACTGAATCACAGTGGTGAATGtgtaaaaaattgaaataattgAAACAATTAAATTACCCCACTGGACAGGCAGCGGCCCCTCTCCCAGCAAGGACTGTTTCAGGTCCTGGTACAACCCACTTTCTCTGGCCAACTTCAACATAGCCTCGCTTCCATCGATGCCCATAAAATGTCCAAATCCATGTCTTTTCATCTGTAAAGAGACACTTTTGGTTGTTTATCGGTCTTACTGCTCAATTCAAATGAACATGGAAACTGAATACTAAAAACTGATAGGATTTGTACCgctttaaaaacacaagagCAAGAAGGGAAaggttttaaataaaggtttgcaTCTAAACAAGTTCATATTTGCAAGGAGAGACTAGATTAACTGGAAATACTTTACAACACAAACATCCCAttttagagaaaatagaaaaaaggcttcgttaaatattaaattatgtaTTACTGCATCAAGACTAAAATTTAGCAGTTGCTCCTTTTGATTCTATTTTCCTATGACCAGAATCCCATAAGTGCAGAATTTTGTTCTCCATTTTGTGAGTTTACCTGTTTGGCCACCAGTCCTGTACCACAGGCCACATCCAACACTACAGCTGCTTCACGATCACTGCTGAAATGGGAGGAGATGATGTTTGCTGCCAGACTTGGTGCACGGTAGTCCAGAACAGCCACATCCTACTCAAACAATTTTTAGCATTAAAAAGAAGGTGAACATGAGCACAGTAAAGCTAAATTaggttaaatatatataaataaacatatttaaaaagataaacagATAGCCACATAATGATATGATAAGACTGCATTATTTTGCTTGTTTAGCAATAATGCATGTTCTACTTGATTTCTGCACATTaacatcatttaaaatacatttcctaTAACTTAACTGGGCAAATCAAATACTGCAAATACTTTActgattttgtttgatttgaCTTCAGTTATCTAACCTGATCATAGTTCTCTGCCCAGGAGTTGTAGAAGTTGACTTTTTCTACTGATGTGGTGCTTTCATGAGCTGATAAGATCGCCGcttttacactttcaaatgtGTTAGTGACAGCCTCCATTATGTACAAACCTgttcaaagaaagaaagaacgagACAAAACAGTCAAGTGAGGGTAGTAAGAACAGATATCAGAACTAGGCAATCCTCACAGTTTTAAATTGCAAAAGAACAAGAGCCATGCAGTTTGAACATCTGTTCAGCCACTGTGGAAACAAACGTCAAAGGTCAAGAAAACGTTTTTGCCTGTAAGTTTGACAGCGTATTGAGAAGTATAAGCTACATCAGATGGCTTTAACATCATCCAATAAATGAACCTACATATATAGTCACAGTGATGACAGGTAGGCCTACCTGGAAATGGTTGTTCTGATTGTGTCAAGCGTTTCCCATGGGTGTTTCCTAACGATCCAATGGACCAGGAAGCAATTATAGTATGTGGTTTATGGTACATATTTCCCTCAGTAAAGACTGTCAGGGTAAAGAAAGCTTAtggcacatttttgtttttgccaaacATTTTTTACTCTTTATCTGTCTGTACGTTATTTTACCTTcatgtttaatgttatttttttcaagcagtagCCAGACATATTATTTTGCACCAAAGGTTCCTATAAGCGCATCTCAGCGTCCCTTCTGGTGCATTCACTGCCACAAACCGCCTGTAAATCATATATTTCCGACAACCAGTGAATGCGCCATTCACGCGTGCAGATGCGCAGTAGCGTTATCCCAGGCTGCTATTCGTGTTCCCACCTGTAGAGTGGGAGTCAAAACAAATCTTCTGGAAAGTCCTAGTGATGTTTAGCTCGTAGCTGCCGATAACGTTAGCAGAGTTGTATCCTTAGTGATAGTTGAACTAACCCTAATTAGCTACAAAGTAAATTCGATACAGTTTGATACATTTAATTATGGAGATCTCTCAAAAGTTTCGCTCTTTGTGCAACTTGTTTTGGCCCGTTTTCGTAGCATAGCTATCTAGCTGGAAAGCTAACTCTGTCTAGTAGTATCaacgttagcttagcattgCACTTCTGAGCCTTGTTGGACGGCAGAAGTTTGAAACGTTACTCGCTGGTAATGGGCCTCTTCTATATTCTATCTGCATGTTGTATTTAACAAAGAAGTAACTGATATTCTATCTGTAAAACCGCTTGAAACATCGTCTGATAGCTAATTTCCAGATCTCAAAACACTTAACGTTAGTTACAGTAGCTGTCAGAACGATGGCTTGAATCACTCCAAAAGTTTAAAAGTGTATATTacaataaaatgatttattttatttactagGTGCATTCTTCTTATCACTtgtaaaatgtcatgttttgtccTGAAAATGCCTACTGTTGAAATACTTGTGTTCTTTTCCACAAGTGTCTTTCAcaccaaaaccccaaaaatgtCTATCCTTGGATTGAAGAAGAAACAGCCAAAGACTTTTAAAGTCAAAGTTATCACTATGGATGCAGAAATGGAGTTCAGCTGTGAGGTATGGATTTATTCAGAAAATCTTTAAGCCTAAAGGGATGCttttatctatatatctatctgtatgGATGAGTGATCCATGTCTAGGTCAATGCTTAACTATATATTGTATGAATGCATTTGTATGTGTATCCCCTGTTGGCACACATGAAATTAACCATCTCAGACTTATGGACAAGCTCACTGAAGAATAGCCTACAATATTCTTGCATATCAAATAGTATATGTTTTGCTGTAATATGTAGACTTTTCAGATGCCTTATGTATCAGTTTAGAAGTTCCAGCACCTTGCTGTACTCTTAGAAAGAATGAGACAAGAATTCCCCTGCATTTACATATATAACCATTATTTTTTGGCATCTAAGACACATACCTACTGAAAAATGTCATACAACATCAGTCAGGGTTTTCTCCAGGAAATGATCTAGCAGATGTAAGCTACCCAGTTCCTGCCACATCCCGTGTTGTGATTACCGTAATTTAGCTAGAACATGACAGTTAAATTGATAGCCAAACTTTGTTAAATATGTGACATTGTGTGAAATTGGGCCCCTGCATTTTTCTCGATAAAGTGTAttagtgttttattatgttaGTGAAGGTGGCCCACCTCACCTATAAAATACTAAAGAAACCCACACAAATCAAGATTTCACCATAAAGATTAAAGTGATGTTCTGTTCTATACAAAATAGAATGAGTTATTAGTTTAAATTTGTGTTGCTTTTAACAGTACAGAAATGGGTATAGAACAGCATCTGCAAACCAACACATTTGCTTTCAGCATCTTAACTCACTGCTCTCTTTATCACTCACTGTTTGTCTCAGGTTAAGTGGAAAGGTAAAGACCTGTTTGACCTGGTGTCTCGCACCGTTGGTTTGAGGGAGACCTGGTTCTTCGGACTCAGGTACACAGTAAAGGACACCTACGCCTGGCTGAAACCAGAGAAACGGGTGAGTGAAGGAGTGAACCTGTGAAGGTTAAACTGGCTAATGAGGATTCCAGAAACACATACCTTGAGCATTATGCTAGATGCCATGTGGTTAAAATGTTTGGACAGTGCCGAtgatttgtacagtatgtgttccaaaacattttacaatgtGAGGCTAACCTGGTTTGCAGGGCTGCAATTTACAAAAGAATGTCATTATTGATTATTCAAATAGTTGATGATTTAGAAGTCAAACAATTAAGCAATTCATTCCCTAATTGTTTAGTGTGTTTCTATTAACTAATTACACAGACACTGATCATGCCATGACATTCAGCCTTTAGTGATTGTCTGGTATAATAACTTTGTTATTGTGCCCTTTTCTTCTACTGTTTATGTGTTCACCAAGGTCTTGGACCAGGAGGTTCCCAAGGACTCTCCCATAACATTTCATTTCCTGGCAAAATTCTTCCCAGAAAAAGTAGAAGAAGAGCTGGTCCAAGAGATAACTCAGCACCTCTTCTTCTTACAAGTAATATAACCAATAACATTTCTTGTAAAATAACAATCGGCCTAATCatttttgaacatacacatttttagtgttggttttatttattttatatgtaGGTAGAATAATTCATCTTCATGTTTTAGAAACCTGAATAGAAATATTTACTTGGTTCaatacatgcacatacatgtcTTCAAATTATTGTATAGGTGAAAAAACAGATATTGGATGAAGAGATATTCTGTTCCCCTGAAGCATCTGTTCTTTTGGCATCATATGCTGTCCAGGCCAAGGTAAGAACGCTATGCAAGGTCCCTTACGATCATTTACTGCACCTACAGTATGCTTGTCCTACCTGTATCTCAAAACACACTGTCCATTAAAGTCCACCTATGCAGTTGCTTTATGCGaatacactttaaaataaaatgttttgatcaGTTTTATGCGAAGAAGCCTATGGGGAACTTTCATGAGGCCAAcaagtataaaataaatgtctcCCTTTTGGgttctgatttttttctttgaaagaaGATACAGGGCAACATATTTCAATAACATATATGTGATGGAgcaaaaaaatctgtattttatttacagttagTTAAGTTTTGCTAATTAACGCAACAgtaatgtcaacatttctttttttctctttttttgtcgtTTGCTACTGTCTCCCCCTCAATCTCAATTACAGTATGGAGACTATGACCCAAACTTTCATAAGCCAGGCTTCCTGGCACAAGATGAGCTTTTGCCAAAAAGAGTAAGTGCACAGTACTATTTGCATATTTGACTCTTGTTCACTAATCTATAATTGTCTTTTTGGTGTGCTTTCTTGTTACAGATGTTAACCAATAATTGTGTGCTTAGTGTGTGCATGCAGAATATAATGTTTTTCCTGTGATCCTGTGTCTGTCCCAGGTTTTGATGCAGTACCAAATGACAGCTGACATGTGGGAAGAGAAGATCACAGCTTGGTACGCAGAGCACAGAGGCATCGCCAGGTAGGACTGACCCAGGAGGGCTTTTGAAATACAGCGTGTAAAGAGAAATTAACCCCTTTACAAAAGGTGTAGTCCTAGATTCTGTACTTGAAGTGTTATTAATGTATAATGCATTGATATgcctttcatttcctcatttgtACATTGCCCCATTCAGGGATGAGGCTGAGATGGAATACTTAAAAATTGCTCAGGACCTTGAGATGTACGGTGTCAGCTACTTTGCCATTACTGTGAGTTTAAATGACTCTGCCTTAATGTTACGTCCATTTATGAAACTTTTTGATGGTAATTTGACAAATGCAACCTTAATCATTATTGTCATGTTGGTTTATGTGCCTGGATTGCATGTCACAATGACAGCAAAATAAGAGGGACACAGACCTGTTACTTGGAGTGGATGCTCAGGGTCTTCACATCTACAGCCCCAACAGCAAACTCAACCCTAACAAATCCTTTCCTTGGAGCGGCATCCGCAACATCTCTTACAGCGAAAAGGAGGTAAATGCAAGcagttgactttttttcagtcaggacattctgcatttttttttacaaacccTGTCACTTTGGAAGAAGTGGAAAATGGGTGTAATATCTCTTGgcattaacttttttattttttagttaaaCTGGATGTATTCCACATCCAAAACTATTTTGTTATGAAAGTATGCTTGAATATTTTGGTTTTTACTTTAGAAGCAATATAGTGTGAAAGACAATACAACTGTCAATGCATAAAGCTGTTCATGAAACCTACAAAAGTTCAGTACATGATTTTCACTTTAACCAGTTAGCTGAACTGTTGTAAAGGCATCAAAGCTGGGCTATCTGACAGTAGTGCAGGAGAACTGAGATTTTTAACTTTCCCATGTTGCAGTTTACAATCAAACCCCTGGATAAGAAGAAAGATGTTTTCAAATTCTACTCATCTCAACTGCGTGTCAACAAGCTGGTTGGTTTACCTCTTTTAACATGTAAATGTTCAACTATAACAAACTTAGAAGTTTGACAGTTAAgattatgtttgtatttcttgtgtCTTTAGATCCTACAGTTGTGCATTGGTAACCATGATCTGttcatgaggaggaggaaggtggACTCTATTGAAGTGCAACAGATGAAGGCTCaagcaaaagaggaaaaggcCCGCAAGAAGGTCAGCACTCTCTCAGTTCCACTGGAGCAATTCGAATAACACATTAGACTTGATTTTCACtttgcatacagtacatatggaAACTACAGTCATATTTATCATCAATGATCATGGTTCATTTTATTAGCTTTAATTAAGAATCTTGGCCTCTATTTAGATGGAGCGTCAAATCCTGGCACGGGAAAAACAGATGAGAGAGGAAGCGGAACGGGCAAAAGAAGAGATGGAACGAAGACTTTTCCAGCTGCAGGACGAGGCACGACTGGCTAACGAGGCACTGGTGAGAGCTTCATCTTTGTCATTAGATCGTTTTTTGAATTTTCCAGACTTTTGGATGAGCTCTTGTTTTGGCAAGAAGCTTTACATTCCCGTTGTTAATTGCATAACTTCACAGAGCCTTGAAATGTTACAATGCATTTTCTCCAGCTGCGATCCGAGGAGACAGCGGACCTGCTGGCAGAGAAGGCCCAGATTGCTGAGGAGGAGGCCAAGCTGTTGGCCCACAAGGCGGCAGAAGCTGAGCAGGACAGGCAGAGGTTCGAGGTCACCGCCATGAAGACCAAGGAGGAGAAAAGACTGATGGAGCAGAAGATGAGGGAGGCAGAGCAGCTTGCTGTCAAACTGGTGGAGCAGTCTGAGAGAAGGTCTAGAACCGTCTTTACTAGTGTTGCCTAAAGCATTTGTTTTAgttcattattattttacttagAGCTTTTCTTTAATACATGACATTTTTATCTTATTACGATACATCTTATTACATGTAAATAGTATTAACACTATTACTGTCTTCCATCACACTTGAACTAACAAAACCTCTGGATCCAGGTTAAAGGAGGCAGATCACCTGAAACAGGACCTGACTGAGGCAAAGGATGCTGAGCGGAGAGCCAAACAGAAGCTGCTGGagatcacaaaaacaacataccCTGTacggtgatgatgatgatgctgatgtTTATGTGCTATTTGTGTCGcctttgttatttctttttgtggATCAATGCAGCTTTCTTGTGTTAAGGTTTTTATTAAATATCTCTGAAATATAAATTGAATATctctgaaaaaaactgtaacaaaatGGTTACAGTGCAGTCATTGTAAATAGCTAAAGCAATTAAAAGCGCTCTAAGGGATGTTGCACGTTTTTTAGgttacaacatttgttgtcacatacagcaaacatcttctgactatctgcgagctgcctgtccccttaacacactgtaaaaagtgcggtctctgtagacagcccagggtctacaaacggcaacaaaaacaaactgtgcccacctgcaccaccaaacacAACAGTCTTTCAGCGTCCAATAACCACCAAGAAGGATTTGGGCCGGTTAGTGcgtggaagcacagaagggagggacaGGGGAcaacgggatgaggaggagggagaggcgagctagtcttgtttcgtttaaaaatactttgaacttCAACAAAAAATGCTGTTACCCAACATCGCTTACAGCAACTTTAATCACCTAAGGCCTGTACTATGAATCAAGATCAACGTGCCCTGGATTTCTAACTGGATTTCACCTAACCTAACAACCGCGGTCCCGCATAACCTGTGTCATGACGGTGGTTACCAACAAGttcaatcaacccagggtttcccaatccagAGACGTGCgcgttcacataaaagaggTGGTGTTGGTGCAGCATGACCTATtgcaaacatctaccagagccacatattttacatcagaagagcaaactataattcAACATAAAtttgaagaacacaaacatgaTTTTACAGGCAAAACGCAATACATTCGCTGCTTcttaaaacaggaaggaaagctggcaaaaaagCCGATGCTGTAAATGCAAACGCTTCtccatcagtcaggcacaagatctgaccataattacagTTGTGCTTTCCATGAACTGTCGTTGCTTTAGCcttttatttcagttgcaacCCTGGCAATGGGAAGCGgaagagcaaataaaaaatgtaaaaacataattcaaacctATGTGCTCATTGGCTACACACGACTCAAGAAGCTGACCTATGCGAAGTCCCGTAGGctaaactcactcagccaacatttggatatgttttatatttattaatttaagggTGTATTCGCcttcaccaaacccaccagactccatttaaataatcagtacttttatcatcgtaaaacacaaaTAGCCTATAAGTAATTCCCTCTGCTTAAAATTGATATCTTTCATAAGATACCCATCGGGGAATGTTAACAGGGTTGTCAGTCTCTTAACGTTTTAACTTTTATGAGCCCACCTCGCtcgcttgctctctctctctctctctctctctctctctgtctcttactTTCTTTCTCCGCGCACCGAGGTCcagctgtttttttaagaaCGGTGACGCCGTTAACAATCGAGTATTGATTGGTTAGTAGGCGATGCATCTACACGGGTTGATCCCTGatctccaacataacctgctcccgaccaggttaggtgttcagcataAGTTACCACGGTGATTTAAGCCAGTAACAAGTAATCCACCATCATGATTCagaaaaccctgggttgaatCTGATGTTACCTCGTTAACACCAAATCTTGCTTCGTAGTACAAGCCTCTGCTGTGCTTTACTTCTACTGAACAGAAACAGTTTGGCCAGAGAGCATGTATCACCAACTGTTTTGAAGTGTTTAATTATGTGTTGAATTTAGTTGAATAGTAATAGTTTGCTTTCATTTCGTGTTTACGCTCGGAATAACAGCTGTCAAAAAGTAGTTACAGGACTATACAAATGTTTAATGTGCATCCTGGGCCGCCTACACCTGGTCCAGAACGCTGACGCATGGCTGTTGACCAGGTCCAGCAGGATGTCCCACATCACTCCCATTTATTCTTGTTACATTTACAGGTCACACAGGTCTTCTAACCAAGGATTACTGTGGTTCCTCGCACTCGTTTGAAAACCAAAGGTCCAACGTCACCGCTCCTTTGAAGTGGTGGCTCCAACTCTGTAGAATGCCCTTCCTATTGTCTTAGGTTCTGTTGTCTCGTCAAAGCTCATAAAAAGCAGCTAAAGTCTCACTTGTTTAAACTCGCTTTTGTTCATGTTTATAACTTTgggtttttaagttttttttaaatctttaatttccattggtattttatttatttttcacttgcTCATTTACTGTTTGGGTCTAactgtattttaacaatttttatcATATGAATcactttgtgactttgtctgtaaaagctgctgtgtcaaataaacttattataatattatattaagttaaaaactttaaattgtTGCCATTGTTTGTCAACAGTTAGTGTAACTACCTGGTTGACATCTGTTTGCATGTCTTCCAGCTCATAGCAGCCTACTCTACTCCCCCTGCTCCTCCTGAAGCAGCCGACTTTGCCTATGAGTCAGCATCTACGCGCCTCGACTTCAAGGACTCTGACATGAAAAGGCTGTCTATGGAGATTGAGAGAGAAAGGTGAGTTCAAATTGCCTGCAACACTTTAGAAAGACAATTCAGATCTGCTTGTGTTTAATATCTTGTCATGCATTAATGCAGGCTGGAGTACATGGAGAAGAGTAAACATCTGCAGGACCAGCTGAAGGAGCTGAAGACAGAGATCGAGTCTCTGAAGCTGgaagagcagcagcaacagGCGGGCGTCTACAGCCTCCGCAATGAGGCGAGGGCCTACGTCCAGGAGCCTGTCTACATATCTCACAGCAACGTACGTATGATCACTTCATATCATCTTCTTCTTTGTATTATTACTACTAACATTATTAGTTTTACTGATGATTGGTTACGTGTCAGAATGTCTAATAGAGGGAATAAACCAGTAAATCCAGCTAATACTGTGAAGTGTTTACCCTCTGTTTATAATAATGGGCTTGTGTGTATAGTGGAAATACAGTTCCCTTTATGCTTTgcctcgcattgccagacctatct comes from the Etheostoma spectabile isolate EspeVRDwgs_2016 chromosome 13, UIUC_Espe_1.0, whole genome shotgun sequence genome and includes:
- the mettl27 gene encoding methyltransferase-like protein 27 isoform X1, with the translated sequence MYHKPHTIIASWSIGSLGNTHGKRLTQSEQPFPGLYIMEAVTNTFESVKAAILSAHESTTSVEKVNFYNSWAENYDQDVAVLDYRAPSLAANIISSHFSSDREAAVVLDVACGTGLVAKQMKRHGFGHFMGIDGSEAMLKLARESGLYQDLKQSLLGEGPLPVQWGLFDVVMIVGALSVGHVPVRVVRELCESTKPGGYICMTTRSNHDNVEYKAALERELKQMEDEGLWTCVEVAEVEDWERAVSQQEDGYIAGAVYLYKKLKL
- the mettl27 gene encoding methyltransferase-like protein 27 isoform X2, whose protein sequence is MEAVTNTFESVKAAILSAHESTTSVEKVNFYNSWAENYDQDVAVLDYRAPSLAANIISSHFSSDREAAVVLDVACGTGLVAKQMKRHGFGHFMGIDGSEAMLKLARESGLYQDLKQSLLGEGPLPVQWGLFDVVMIVGALSVGHVPVRVVRELCESTKPGGYICMTTRSNHDNVEYKAALERELKQMEDEGLWTCVEVAEVEDWERAVSQQEDGYIAGAVYLYKKLKL
- the nf2b gene encoding NF2, moesin-ezrin-radixin like (MERLIN) tumor suppressor b; the encoded protein is MSILGLKKKQPKTFKVKVITMDAEMEFSCEVKWKGKDLFDLVSRTVGLRETWFFGLRYTVKDTYAWLKPEKRVLDQEVPKDSPITFHFLAKFFPEKVEEELVQEITQHLFFLQVKKQILDEEIFCSPEASVLLASYAVQAKYGDYDPNFHKPGFLAQDELLPKRVLMQYQMTADMWEEKITAWYAEHRGIARDEAEMEYLKIAQDLEMYGVSYFAITQNKRDTDLLLGVDAQGLHIYSPNSKLNPNKSFPWSGIRNISYSEKEFTIKPLDKKKDVFKFYSSQLRVNKLILQLCIGNHDLFMRRRKVDSIEVQQMKAQAKEEKARKKMERQILAREKQMREEAERAKEEMERRLFQLQDEARLANEALLRSEETADLLAEKAQIAEEEAKLLAHKAAEAEQDRQRFEVTAMKTKEEKRLMEQKMREAEQLAVKLVEQSERRLKEADHLKQDLTEAKDAERRAKQKLLEITKTTYPLIAAYSTPPAPPEAADFAYESASTRLDFKDSDMKRLSMEIERERLEYMEKSKHLQDQLKELKTEIESLKLEEQQQQAGVYSLRNEARAYVQEPVYISHSNRNSAYMSQSQMAFFEEV